A stretch of the Bordetella genomosp. 8 genome encodes the following:
- a CDS encoding GMC family oxidoreductase, whose protein sequence is MDFDYIVVGAGSAGCLLANRLSADPDVRVLLLEAGGPDNWHWIHIPVGYLYCIGNPRTDWCYRTQPDPGLNGRDLGYPRGRVLGGSSSINGMIYMRGQRQDYDGWAAAGNPGWSWDDVLPVFKQTEDYHGDDGPYHGKGGEWRVERQRLSWDLLDAFRQAAAQAGIPSIDDFNRGDNEGCDYFDVNQRRGVRWNASSAFLKPILKRPNLRVVTGARVTRLAFDGRRVTGVRFRGDTGGEQLARARGEVILSAGAIGSAQLLQVSGIGPGAWLQSHGVPVLHDLPGVGGNLQDHLQLRLIYKVTGAKTLNAIAGTLWGKGMMGLQYLFMKRGPLTMAPSQLGAFARSGPEHARANVQYHVQPLSLEKFGEPLHAFPAFTASVCNLRPTSRGHVRIATPDAADHPEILCNYLSTDEDRRVAVQSVRLTRRIVAQAALADYRPEEYRPGPHLQSDEDLARAAGDIGTTIFHPVGTCRMGVDRHAVVDARLRVHGIDGLRVIDASIMPTITSGNTNSPTVMIAEKGARMILEDRRASRLASPIPVEASTVMAAV, encoded by the coding sequence ATGGACTTCGACTACATCGTCGTGGGCGCCGGCTCGGCCGGCTGCCTGCTGGCCAATCGCCTGTCCGCCGATCCGGATGTACGGGTCCTGCTGCTGGAGGCCGGCGGGCCTGACAACTGGCACTGGATCCACATTCCCGTGGGCTATCTGTACTGCATCGGTAATCCGCGCACCGACTGGTGTTACCGCACCCAGCCGGATCCCGGCCTGAACGGCCGCGACCTGGGCTATCCGCGCGGGCGTGTACTGGGCGGCAGTTCGTCCATCAACGGAATGATCTACATGCGCGGCCAACGCCAGGACTACGACGGCTGGGCCGCCGCCGGCAATCCCGGCTGGAGCTGGGACGACGTGCTTCCGGTCTTCAAGCAGACCGAGGACTATCACGGCGACGATGGGCCCTATCACGGCAAGGGCGGCGAATGGCGCGTGGAACGCCAGCGCCTGTCCTGGGATCTGCTCGATGCCTTCCGCCAGGCCGCCGCGCAGGCGGGCATCCCGTCCATCGACGACTTCAACCGTGGCGACAACGAAGGCTGCGATTACTTCGACGTCAACCAGCGGCGCGGCGTGCGCTGGAATGCCTCCAGCGCTTTCCTCAAGCCGATACTGAAACGGCCCAACCTGCGCGTCGTCACCGGCGCCCGCGTCACGCGACTGGCGTTCGATGGCCGCCGCGTGACGGGGGTGCGCTTTCGTGGCGACACGGGTGGCGAACAGCTGGCGCGCGCACGCGGGGAGGTCATCCTGTCCGCCGGCGCCATCGGCTCGGCGCAGCTGCTGCAGGTGTCCGGCATCGGGCCCGGCGCGTGGCTGCAATCGCACGGCGTGCCGGTGCTGCACGATCTGCCGGGCGTGGGCGGCAATCTGCAGGACCACCTGCAACTGCGCCTGATCTACAAGGTCACCGGCGCGAAGACGCTGAACGCCATCGCCGGCACCTTGTGGGGCAAGGGCATGATGGGCCTGCAGTACCTGTTCATGAAGCGGGGCCCGTTGACCATGGCGCCGTCGCAGTTGGGCGCCTTCGCGCGGTCCGGACCCGAGCACGCGCGCGCCAACGTGCAGTATCACGTGCAGCCCTTGTCGCTGGAGAAATTCGGCGAGCCGCTGCATGCCTTCCCGGCCTTTACCGCGTCGGTGTGCAATCTGCGGCCCACCAGCCGCGGCCACGTACGCATCGCCACGCCCGATGCCGCGGATCATCCCGAAATCCTGTGCAACTACCTGTCCACCGACGAAGATCGCCGCGTGGCCGTGCAAAGCGTGCGGCTGACGCGGCGCATCGTGGCGCAGGCGGCCCTGGCCGATTACCGGCCCGAGGAATACCGCCCCGGCCCGCATCTGCAAAGCGACGAGGACCTGGCCCGCGCGGCCGGCGATATCGGCACGACGATCTTCCACCCCGTCGGCACCTGCAGGATGGGCGTGGACCGGCATGCCGTGGTGGACGCGCGCCTGCGCGTGCACGGCATCGACGGCTTGCGGGTCATCGACGCGTCCATCATGCCCACGATCACGTCGGGCAATACCAATTCGCCCACCGTCATGATCGCCGAAAAGGGCGCGCGGATGATCCTGGAAGACCGCCGCGCATCGCGGCTGGCATCCCCCATCCCGGTCGAGGCATCGACGGTGATGGCGGCGGTGTAG
- the dapA gene encoding 4-hydroxy-tetrahydrodipicolinate synthase has product METPSPAHEPSPAFRGIWIPLVTPFRHGEVDQAALRRLVRHYRAAGVHGLVACGSTGEAAALDAGEQLLVLDTILDEAAGLPVAMGLSGNHLNHAVARIREFSARPLAGVLASAPAYVRPAQDGLRVWFETLADAARAPLVLYDIPYRTGATLETATLLALAAHPNIVAIKDCGGSLDKTIALIADGRLAVMAGEDLQALTTLGLGGAGAIIATAHVRPDLYVAMFDAADAGRWTDARAIFHALAPLIRLLYAHPNPGPLKAVLAAVHGCEDTPRAPMTAPGADLRAALAAAVAALPSAGK; this is encoded by the coding sequence ATGGAAACCCCCAGCCCTGCCCACGAACCTTCGCCCGCTTTCCGCGGCATCTGGATCCCGCTCGTCACGCCCTTCAGGCACGGTGAAGTCGATCAGGCCGCCCTGCGCCGCCTGGTCCGCCACTACCGTGCCGCCGGCGTGCACGGCCTGGTCGCCTGCGGCAGCACCGGCGAGGCCGCCGCGCTGGACGCGGGCGAACAACTGCTGGTGCTGGACACCATCCTGGACGAGGCCGCCGGCCTGCCCGTGGCGATGGGCCTGTCCGGCAACCACTTGAACCACGCCGTCGCCCGCATCCGCGAATTCTCCGCGCGGCCGCTGGCGGGCGTCCTGGCGTCCGCGCCCGCCTACGTCAGGCCGGCGCAGGACGGTCTGCGGGTGTGGTTCGAAACCCTGGCCGACGCCGCGCGCGCGCCCCTGGTGCTGTACGACATTCCGTACCGGACCGGCGCGACGCTGGAAACCGCCACGCTGCTGGCGCTGGCCGCGCATCCCAATATCGTCGCCATCAAGGACTGCGGCGGATCGCTGGACAAGACCATCGCTCTGATCGCCGACGGCCGCCTGGCCGTCATGGCGGGCGAAGACCTGCAGGCGCTGACCACCCTGGGTCTGGGCGGCGCCGGCGCCATCATCGCGACGGCGCACGTCAGGCCGGATCTGTACGTGGCGATGTTCGACGCCGCCGATGCGGGCCGATGGACGGACGCGCGCGCCATCTTCCATGCGCTCGCGCCGCTGATCCGGCTGCTGTACGCGCATCCCAACCCAGGACCGTTGAAGGCGGTCCTGGCCGCCGTGCATGGATGCGAGGACACGCCGCGCGCGCCCATGACGGCGCCGGGCGCCGACCTGCGCGCGGCGCTCGCGGCGGCCGTCGCGGCCTTGCCCTCGGCAGGCAAGTGA
- a CDS encoding GAF domain-containing protein, with protein MFTAAPSTAASKSEHYAELVEQARGILAGEHDRIANAANFSALVYQSLPELNWAGFYFYDGTELVVGPFQGKPACVRIALDRGVCGAAASQRRTQVVPDVHAFPGHIACDAASRSEIVVPLVRDGQLIGVWDVDSPVPGRFDDEDRVGMEALCQVFLDSLRA; from the coding sequence ATGTTTACCGCCGCGCCATCCACCGCCGCCAGCAAATCCGAACACTATGCCGAATTGGTCGAGCAGGCGCGCGGAATATTGGCCGGCGAGCACGACCGCATCGCCAATGCCGCCAATTTCTCCGCACTGGTCTACCAGTCGCTGCCGGAGCTGAACTGGGCGGGCTTCTATTTCTACGACGGCACCGAACTGGTCGTGGGGCCGTTCCAGGGCAAGCCCGCCTGCGTGCGGATCGCGCTGGACCGCGGCGTCTGCGGCGCGGCGGCCAGCCAGCGGCGCACCCAGGTCGTGCCGGACGTGCATGCCTTTCCCGGCCACATCGCCTGCGACGCGGCCTCCCGCTCGGAAATCGTCGTGCCGCTGGTGCGGGATGGCCAGCTGATCGGCGTCTGGGATGTGGACAGCCCGGTGCCCGGCCGTTTCGACGACGAAGATCGCGTCGGCATGGAGGCGCTGTGCCAGGTATTCCTGGACAGTCTGCGGGCGTAA
- a CDS encoding aminotransferase-like domain-containing protein, whose translation MDKPFEPECTFSERALQLTSSAIREILKVTERPDVISFAGGLPAPSGFPVEVVREAFDKVLVSNGRSALQYGPTEGYSPLRAWVADDLNRSGAHVTPEQILIVSGSQQALDLLGKVLIDKDSKVMVETPSYLGALQSFSLYQPRYESVASDEGGLIPEALTPASARGARFLYALPNFQNPTGRTLTRHRREALVQQAARLNLPVVEDDPYGELRYAGEHQPSLLSLGGEAGAHVIRMGSFSKVLAPGLRLGYIAASRALIDKMVQAKQATDLHTSTLTQMAVYEIVKDGFLAKHLPTVRELYRQQCGYMLDALQQEFPAAATWTRPEGGMFIWVTLPEGIDTTQLLQQAIAEKVAFVPGQPFYANTPAPRNTLRLSFVTVPEEKIRSGMATLGRLIKAQLG comes from the coding sequence ATGGACAAGCCTTTCGAACCCGAATGCACCTTTTCTGAACGCGCCCTGCAGCTGACCAGTTCGGCCATCCGCGAGATCCTCAAAGTCACCGAGCGGCCGGACGTCATCTCTTTCGCGGGCGGCCTGCCGGCCCCCAGCGGCTTCCCGGTGGAAGTCGTACGCGAAGCGTTCGACAAGGTACTGGTTTCGAATGGCCGGTCCGCGCTGCAGTACGGCCCGACCGAAGGCTACAGCCCCCTGCGCGCCTGGGTCGCCGACGACCTGAACCGCAGCGGCGCGCACGTCACGCCCGAGCAGATCCTGATCGTTTCCGGCTCGCAGCAGGCGCTGGACCTGCTGGGCAAGGTGCTCATCGACAAGGACAGCAAGGTCATGGTGGAAACGCCCAGCTACCTGGGCGCGCTGCAGTCCTTCAGCCTTTACCAGCCGCGCTACGAATCCGTGGCCTCCGACGAAGGCGGCCTGATACCCGAAGCGCTGACGCCGGCATCCGCCCGGGGCGCGCGTTTCCTGTACGCCCTGCCGAACTTCCAGAACCCCACCGGCCGCACGCTGACGCGCCATCGCCGCGAAGCCCTGGTGCAGCAGGCTGCCCGCCTGAACCTGCCGGTGGTGGAAGACGATCCCTATGGTGAGCTGCGCTACGCCGGCGAACATCAGCCCAGCCTGCTGTCGCTGGGCGGCGAAGCCGGCGCCCACGTCATCCGCATGGGTTCGTTTTCCAAGGTGCTGGCGCCCGGCCTGCGCCTGGGCTATATCGCCGCGTCGCGCGCGCTGATCGACAAGATGGTGCAGGCCAAGCAGGCCACCGACCTGCACACGTCCACGCTGACTCAGATGGCGGTGTACGAAATCGTCAAGGACGGCTTCCTGGCAAAGCACCTGCCCACCGTGCGCGAGCTCTATCGCCAGCAGTGCGGCTACATGCTGGACGCCCTGCAGCAGGAATTCCCCGCCGCGGCGACCTGGACCCGACCGGAAGGCGGCATGTTCATCTGGGTCACGCTGCCCGAAGGCATCGACACGACGCAATTGCTGCAACAGGCCATCGCCGAAAAAGTCGCCTTCGTGCCTGGCCAGCCCTTCTATGCCAACACGCCGGCGCCGCGCAATACGCTGCGGCTCAGCTTCGTCACCGTGCCGGAAGAGAAAATCCGCAGCGGCATGGCCACGCTGGGCCGCCTGATCAAGGCGCAATTGGGCTGA
- the ubiA gene encoding 4-hydroxybenzoate octaprenyltransferase — protein MSTQHARRRPDGAIDLNDIEFDDWVAHWLPRSWGPYARLCRLDRPIGTWLTLLPALAALAQAAGGWPEPWRVVVFSLGALLMRGIGCTINDIFDRDIDKHVERTRYRPLTSGQLTLRQALWFLFAQLAVCASLLLAINPMSRWLAVALLPIVVIYPLCKRITYWPQAVLGVCFNWGMLMAWSDTRNEVPLGAIAVYIGTILWQIGYDTIYAYIDVRDDKRLGLHSTALRFGAAGKAWIGGFYVATLALWAWGGQAIGMGWPYAVGMVLIGIHLAWQLRKLDLDRPELGLGLFRANLWVGVMLVAASVFGGLAA, from the coding sequence ATGTCCACGCAGCACGCGCGGCGCCGTCCGGACGGCGCCATCGACCTGAACGACATCGAGTTCGACGACTGGGTGGCCCATTGGCTGCCCCGTTCGTGGGGTCCATACGCGCGGCTGTGCCGCCTGGACCGGCCCATCGGCACCTGGCTGACCCTGCTGCCGGCGCTCGCCGCGCTGGCCCAGGCGGCGGGCGGCTGGCCGGAACCTTGGCGCGTCGTGGTCTTTTCGCTGGGCGCGCTGCTGATGCGCGGCATCGGCTGCACCATCAACGACATTTTCGACCGCGACATCGACAAGCACGTCGAACGCACGCGCTACCGGCCGCTGACCAGCGGCCAGCTGACGCTGCGGCAGGCGCTCTGGTTCCTGTTCGCGCAGCTGGCCGTGTGCGCGTCGCTGCTGCTGGCCATCAATCCCATGAGCCGCTGGCTGGCGGTGGCGCTGCTGCCCATCGTGGTCATCTATCCCCTGTGCAAGCGCATCACCTACTGGCCGCAGGCGGTGCTGGGCGTGTGCTTCAACTGGGGCATGCTGATGGCCTGGTCCGACACGCGCAACGAAGTCCCCCTGGGCGCCATTGCGGTGTATATCGGCACCATCCTGTGGCAGATCGGCTACGACACCATCTATGCGTACATCGACGTGCGCGACGACAAACGGCTGGGCCTGCATTCCACCGCGCTGCGCTTCGGCGCGGCGGGCAAGGCCTGGATCGGCGGCTTCTACGTCGCCACGCTGGCGCTGTGGGCCTGGGGCGGCCAGGCCATCGGCATGGGCTGGCCGTATGCGGTCGGCATGGTGCTGATCGGCATCCACCTGGCCTGGCAGCTGCGCAAGCTCGACCTGGACCGGCCTGAACTCGGCCTGGGATTGTTCCGCGCCAATCTCTGGGTAGGCGTGATGCTGGTGGCCGCCTCGGTGTTCGGCGGCCTGGCGGCCTGA